One genomic window of Aquisalimonas sp. 2447 includes the following:
- the rplO gene encoding 50S ribosomal protein L15 has product MRLNSLKPAPGSRKDRIRVGRGLSAGHGKTAGRGHKGQHARSGGYTKVGFEGGQMPLQRRVPKSGFRSRKSLVTAEVRLSELKYVAGDTVDLATLKAADVVPAQTRNAKIIASGSVEKALTIQGVGVTKGAREAIEKAGGTVQD; this is encoded by the coding sequence ATGCGCCTGAACAGTCTCAAACCCGCACCCGGCAGCCGCAAGGATCGGATCCGCGTCGGTCGCGGCCTGTCCGCAGGCCATGGCAAAACGGCCGGCCGCGGTCACAAAGGGCAGCACGCGCGCTCCGGTGGTTACACCAAGGTGGGCTTCGAAGGCGGGCAGATGCCGCTCCAGCGTCGGGTGCCGAAAAGCGGCTTCCGCTCCCGCAAGTCCCTGGTCACTGCCGAAGTGCGCTTGTCGGAGCTCAAGTATGTCGCCGGCGACACCGTGGATCTGGCAACGCTGAAGGCGGCTGATGTGGTGCCTGCGCAGACGCGCAATGCCAAGATCATTGCCTCCGGCAGTGTCGAGAAGGCGTTGACCATCCAGGGCGTTGGCGTGACCAAGGGGGCCCGCGAGGCAATCGAAAAGGCGGGCGGCACGGTCCAGGACTGA
- the rpmC gene encoding 50S ribosomal protein L29 has product MKASELRQKEVGELEKELLEKRKEQFNLRMQSATGQLGRPDLVKSARRDVARIKTVLNEKRKASEQS; this is encoded by the coding sequence ATGAAAGCAAGCGAACTGCGGCAGAAAGAGGTCGGCGAGCTCGAGAAGGAGCTGCTGGAAAAGCGCAAGGAGCAGTTCAACCTGCGCATGCAATCGGCCACCGGTCAGCTTGGACGGCCCGATCTGGTGAAGAGTGCGCGCCGTGACGTGGCGAGGATCAAGACGGTGCTGAACGAAAAGCGCAAGGCGAGTGAGCAGTCATGA
- the rplB gene encoding 50S ribosomal protein L2 — protein sequence MALLKAKPTSPGRRFVVQVRNDELHKGAPYAPLVEKKSRTGGRNNAGRMTTRHRGGGHKQRYRVIDFKRDKDGIPAKVERLEYDPNRSANIALVLYADGERRYIIAPRGLRAGAEISSGNQAPIKPGNTLALRSIPLGTQVHCVEMRPGKGAQLARAAGTAAQLVAREGNYATIRLRSGEMRKVPADCRATVGEVGNQEHSLRSLGKAGATRWRGRRPHVRGVVMNPVDHPHGGGEGRTSGGRHPVTPWGIPTKGYKTRSNKRTDKFIVRARGKKKRN from the coding sequence ATGGCACTGCTCAAGGCGAAACCGACATCTCCGGGGCGCCGCTTTGTCGTCCAGGTGCGTAACGACGAACTTCACAAGGGTGCTCCCTATGCGCCGCTGGTGGAGAAGAAGTCCCGCACCGGTGGCCGTAATAACGCCGGCCGGATGACCACGCGGCACCGAGGCGGTGGTCACAAGCAGCGGTATCGGGTCATTGACTTCAAGCGCGACAAGGACGGGATCCCCGCCAAGGTGGAGCGCCTGGAGTATGACCCGAACCGCAGCGCGAATATCGCGCTGGTACTTTATGCGGACGGCGAGAGACGGTATATTATCGCGCCTCGCGGCCTCCGGGCCGGCGCGGAGATCAGCTCCGGGAACCAGGCGCCGATCAAGCCGGGCAACACGCTGGCCCTGCGCAGCATCCCGCTGGGCACCCAGGTGCACTGCGTGGAAATGCGGCCGGGCAAGGGTGCACAGCTGGCCCGCGCGGCCGGGACGGCGGCGCAGCTGGTGGCCCGCGAAGGCAATTACGCCACCATCCGCCTGCGCTCCGGCGAGATGCGCAAGGTTCCGGCGGACTGCCGGGCCACGGTGGGCGAGGTAGGCAACCAGGAACACAGCCTGCGCTCTCTTGGCAAGGCGGGCGCCACGCGGTGGCGCGGTCGTCGCCCTCATGTTCGCGGCGTGGTCATGAACCCGGTGGACCATCCGCACGGCGGTGGTGAAGGGCGAACCTCCGGCGGCCGTCACCCGGTGACGCCCTGGGGCATCCCCACCAAGGGATACAAGACGCGCAGCAACAAGCGGACGGACAAGTTCATCGTCCGTGCGCGCGGCAAGAAAAAGCGCAACTAG
- the rplP gene encoding 50S ribosomal protein L16 codes for MLQPKRTKFRKQQKGRNYGLANRGDKVSFGEFGMKATTRGPVTARQIEAARRAINRYVRRGGKIWIRVFPDYPVTAKPLEVRQGKGKGNVDHWAARVQPGRVLYEIEGVSEEVAREAFRLASAKLPVKTRFVSRTVL; via the coding sequence ATGTTGCAACCGAAGCGGACGAAATTTCGCAAGCAGCAGAAGGGCCGGAATTACGGACTCGCGAACCGGGGCGACAAGGTCAGCTTCGGCGAGTTCGGCATGAAGGCCACCACCCGCGGGCCGGTGACGGCGCGGCAGATTGAGGCGGCGCGACGCGCCATCAACCGTTACGTGCGTCGTGGCGGCAAGATCTGGATCCGCGTGTTCCCGGATTACCCGGTAACTGCGAAGCCCCTGGAAGTCCGCCAGGGCAAGGGCAAGGGTAACGTCGATCACTGGGCGGCGCGTGTGCAGCCCGGTCGCGTGCTCTACGAGATCGAAGGCGTGTCCGAGGAAGTGGCCCGCGAGGCGTTCCGCCTGGCGTCGGCGAAGCTCCCGGTCAAGACGCGATTTGTTTCCCGGACGGTGCTGTGA
- the rplN gene encoding 50S ribosomal protein L14, with product MIQMQTLLDAADNSGARQVQCIKVLGGSKRRYAGIGDIIKVSVKDAIPRGRVKKGEVYNAVVVRSRKGVRRPDGSVIRFDGNAAVLLNAQFNPVGTRVFGPVTRELRTTQFMRIISLAPEVL from the coding sequence ATGATTCAGATGCAGACCCTGCTGGATGCGGCCGACAACAGCGGTGCGCGACAGGTCCAGTGTATCAAGGTCCTCGGCGGCTCCAAGCGCCGGTACGCCGGCATTGGCGACATCATCAAGGTGAGCGTCAAGGACGCCATCCCGCGGGGGCGGGTGAAGAAGGGCGAGGTGTACAACGCCGTTGTGGTTCGCAGTCGCAAGGGGGTCCGCCGGCCGGATGGTTCGGTGATCCGTTTCGACGGCAACGCTGCGGTGCTGCTGAACGCCCAGTTCAACCCGGTCGGCACCCGCGTGTTCGGGCCGGTCACCCGCGAACTGCGGACGACGCAGTTCATGCGAATCATTTCGCTGGCACCTGAAGTGCTTTGA
- the rpsN gene encoding 30S ribosomal protein S14, which yields MAKKSMVAREDKRTRLVRKYAAKRKALKAVIQNPESSPEEKLEAQEKLQNMPRNASPVRQRNRCQVTGRPRGYYRKFGLSRNKLREAAMSGMIPGLTKSSW from the coding sequence ATGGCGAAAAAGTCCATGGTGGCGCGTGAAGACAAGCGCACACGGCTGGTGCGGAAGTACGCAGCGAAGCGCAAGGCGCTCAAGGCCGTGATCCAGAATCCGGAATCAAGTCCGGAAGAGAAGCTGGAGGCCCAGGAGAAACTGCAGAACATGCCGCGCAATGCCAGCCCGGTGAGGCAACGTAACCGGTGCCAGGTCACTGGCCGGCCGCGGGGCTATTACCGCAAGTTCGGGCTGTCGCGCAATAAACTGCGGGAAGCCGCGATGAGCGGCATGATTCCGGGGCTGACCAAGTCGAGCTGGTAA
- the rpsJ gene encoding 30S ribosomal protein S10, with protein sequence MATNQKIRIRLKAFDHRLIDVSAGEIVETAKRTGAQVRGPIPLPTKKERYTLLISPHVNKDARDQYEIRTHKRLMDIIDPTDKTVDALMKLDLAAGVDVQIKLY encoded by the coding sequence ATGGCTACGAATCAGAAAATCCGTATTCGTCTCAAGGCGTTCGACCACCGACTCATCGACGTTTCCGCCGGCGAGATCGTGGAAACCGCCAAGCGGACCGGCGCGCAGGTGCGTGGGCCGATTCCGCTGCCGACGAAGAAGGAACGCTACACGCTGCTGATCTCCCCGCACGTCAACAAGGACGCGCGGGATCAGTACGAGATCCGGACGCACAAGCGGCTGATGGACATCATTGACCCCACGGACAAGACGGTCGACGCGCTGATGAAGCTCGACCTGGCCGCCGGGGTGGATGTCCAGATCAAGCTGTACTGA
- the rplD gene encoding 50S ribosomal protein L4 codes for MDLQTQSGSKVTVSDHAFDREFNEGLVHQVVVAYMAGGRAGTKAQKSRSDVSGGGSKPWRQKGTGRARAGTIRSPIWRSGGKTFAARPRDFSQKVNRKAYRAAISSIFSELARQDRLVVVDSFDVDAPKTKGLIAKLGDHGVDNVLIVTEQPSENLLLASRNLAGVGVTDPAALDPVSLVGAEKVVITVDALKRVEEWLS; via the coding sequence ATGGATCTTCAGACCCAGAGCGGCAGCAAGGTCACGGTCTCCGACCACGCCTTTGACCGCGAATTCAACGAGGGCCTGGTGCACCAGGTGGTGGTCGCCTACATGGCGGGCGGCCGTGCCGGCACCAAGGCGCAGAAGAGTCGTTCGGACGTCAGCGGCGGCGGTTCCAAGCCCTGGCGGCAGAAGGGCACCGGGCGTGCCCGCGCCGGGACCATCCGCAGCCCCATCTGGCGCAGCGGCGGCAAGACCTTCGCGGCGCGTCCGCGGGACTTCTCGCAGAAGGTCAATCGCAAGGCCTACCGTGCGGCCATTAGCAGCATCTTCTCCGAGCTCGCTCGGCAGGACCGGTTGGTGGTGGTGGACAGCTTCGACGTGGACGCGCCGAAGACCAAGGGCCTGATTGCGAAGCTGGGCGACCACGGTGTGGACAATGTGCTCATCGTCACCGAGCAGCCGTCCGAAAATCTGCTGCTGGCGTCCCGGAACCTGGCGGGCGTCGGCGTCACCGACCCGGCGGCGCTGGATCCGGTCAGCCTGGTGGGTGCCGAGAAGGTGGTGATTACGGTGGATGCCCTCAAGCGGGTCGAGGAGTGGCTGTCATGA
- the rpmD gene encoding 50S ribosomal protein L30 — protein MAKEKQLKVTLRRSVNGRTARHRACVSGLGLRRMHHTVTVTDTPENRGMINKVAYLLEVEEA, from the coding sequence ATGGCCAAGGAAAAACAGCTCAAGGTAACGCTGCGCCGCAGCGTCAATGGTCGCACCGCCAGGCATCGCGCCTGCGTCTCGGGCCTGGGCCTGCGCCGCATGCACCACACGGTGACGGTGACGGACACCCCCGAGAATCGCGGCATGATCAACAAAGTCGCGTACCTGCTTGAAGTCGAGGAAGCCTGA
- the rpsC gene encoding 30S ribosomal protein S3, which produces MGHKVHPTGFRLGVTEDWRSMWYAKNSDFGEFLNTDLKVRAFIKKKLSHASVSTIRIERPAKNALVTIHTARPGMVIGKKGEDIEVLRQEVSRLMGVPVHINIEEVRKPELDAQLVAENVAQQLERRVMFRRATKRAVGNAMRLGAQGIKLNVSGRLNGAEIARTEWYREGRVPLHTLRANIDYGFAEAHTTYGVIGVKVWVFKGEILEPEFFQKGEGKAERAGATK; this is translated from the coding sequence ATGGGTCATAAAGTTCACCCGACCGGATTTCGTCTGGGCGTCACAGAAGACTGGCGTTCCATGTGGTATGCCAAGAACTCTGATTTCGGCGAGTTCCTGAATACCGACCTGAAGGTGCGGGCGTTCATCAAGAAGAAGCTCTCGCATGCCTCGGTGAGCACCATTCGGATCGAGCGCCCGGCGAAGAACGCCCTGGTCACCATCCATACGGCGCGCCCGGGGATGGTCATCGGCAAGAAGGGCGAGGACATCGAAGTCCTGCGTCAGGAAGTCAGCCGCCTCATGGGTGTGCCGGTGCACATCAACATCGAGGAAGTGCGCAAGCCGGAGCTGGATGCGCAGCTGGTCGCCGAGAACGTGGCCCAGCAGCTGGAGCGGCGGGTGATGTTCCGCCGCGCGACCAAGCGGGCCGTGGGCAACGCCATGCGGCTGGGTGCCCAAGGCATCAAGCTGAACGTCTCCGGTCGGCTCAACGGCGCCGAGATCGCACGGACCGAATGGTATCGCGAAGGCCGGGTGCCGCTGCACACGCTGCGCGCCAATATCGATTACGGCTTCGCTGAAGCGCACACCACCTACGGGGTTATCGGTGTGAAGGTCTGGGTGTTCAAGGGCGAGATTCTGGAGCCGGAGTTCTTCCAGAAGGGCGAAGGCAAGGCCGAACGCGCCGGCGCCACCAAGTAA
- the rplV gene encoding 50S ribosomal protein L22 — protein MEVAAKHRYALISPQKVRLVADQIRGQSVGKALQTLEFSPKKASAVVRKVLMSAIANAEHNEGADIDELLVSSIYVDEGPMYKRIQARAKGRANRILKRTSHITVKVAEE, from the coding sequence ATGGAAGTCGCAGCGAAGCACAGGTATGCCCTGATCTCGCCGCAGAAGGTGCGGCTGGTCGCCGATCAGATCCGGGGTCAGTCAGTAGGCAAGGCTTTGCAGACCCTTGAGTTCAGCCCCAAGAAGGCCTCCGCCGTGGTGCGGAAGGTGCTCATGTCGGCCATCGCCAACGCCGAGCACAACGAGGGTGCGGACATCGACGAGCTTCTGGTGTCGTCCATCTACGTTGATGAAGGGCCGATGTACAAGCGGATCCAGGCGCGCGCCAAGGGCCGCGCGAACCGGATCCTCAAGCGCACCAGCCACATCACCGTCAAGGTGGCTGAGGAGTAA
- the rplX gene encoding 50S ribosomal protein L24, protein MQKIKKGDEVIVVAGKDKGRRGTVVRVMRDDNKVVVENVNMVKRHMRGNPQRGESGGIQEKEAPVDLSNVQLYNHKAGKGDRVGIKVMEDGRKARYFKSNNEFVDV, encoded by the coding sequence ATGCAGAAGATCAAGAAGGGCGACGAAGTCATCGTGGTCGCCGGCAAGGACAAGGGCCGCCGCGGCACTGTCGTGCGCGTGATGCGCGACGACAACAAGGTGGTGGTCGAGAACGTCAACATGGTCAAGCGTCACATGCGGGGCAACCCGCAGCGTGGCGAGTCCGGTGGGATCCAGGAGAAGGAAGCGCCGGTGGATCTGTCCAACGTGCAGCTTTACAACCACAAGGCAGGCAAGGGCGACCGTGTTGGCATCAAGGTGATGGAGGACGGCCGCAAGGCGCGTTACTTCAAATCCAATAACGAATTCGTCGACGTGTAG
- the rplE gene encoding 50S ribosomal protein L5 → MVRLQEQYRNEVMPQLRSQFEYRNVMQVPRITKVTINMGLGEAVKDKKIVDHAMSDLAALAGQQPTITYTRKSIAGFKIRDGWPIGCKVTLRRDRMWEFLDRFIHVAAPRIRDFRGFSPKSFDGRGNYNLGVREQIIFPELEFDKVDRIRGMDITITTTANTDAEGQALLEAFGFPFRK, encoded by the coding sequence ATGGTGAGGTTGCAGGAGCAATACAGGAACGAGGTGATGCCGCAGCTGCGGTCTCAGTTCGAGTACCGGAACGTGATGCAGGTGCCTCGGATTACCAAGGTGACCATCAACATGGGGCTGGGCGAGGCGGTCAAGGACAAGAAGATCGTTGATCACGCCATGTCCGATCTGGCGGCGCTGGCCGGCCAGCAGCCGACCATCACCTATACGCGGAAGTCCATCGCCGGGTTCAAGATCCGGGACGGCTGGCCCATCGGCTGCAAGGTGACGCTGCGGCGGGACCGCATGTGGGAGTTCCTGGACCGGTTCATTCATGTGGCGGCGCCGCGCATCCGCGACTTCCGGGGCTTTTCGCCGAAGTCGTTCGACGGCCGGGGGAACTATAACCTGGGCGTGCGTGAGCAGATCATCTTCCCGGAACTGGAATTCGACAAGGTCGACCGCATCCGGGGCATGGATATCACGATCACGACCACCGCGAATACAGACGCGGAAGGCCAGGCGCTGCTGGAAGCGTTCGGCTTTCCCTTCCGGAAATAG
- the rpsQ gene encoding 30S ribosomal protein S17, which yields MSDGQKTRRTQVGRVVSARMDRTVTVYLERMVKHPLYGKFIRRSTKLHAHDENNECREGDWVSIEECRPLSKTKSWRLVEIVERARR from the coding sequence ATGAGTGACGGACAGAAGACACGACGCACCCAGGTCGGCCGTGTGGTCAGTGCCCGGATGGACCGCACCGTGACGGTGTACCTCGAGCGGATGGTGAAGCATCCGTTGTACGGCAAGTTCATTCGCCGCTCGACCAAGCTGCACGCGCACGACGAGAACAACGAATGCCGCGAGGGCGACTGGGTATCCATCGAGGAATGCCGGCCGTTGTCGAAGACCAAGTCCTGGCGGCTGGTGGAAATTGTGGAGCGGGCCCGGCGCTGA
- the rpsE gene encoding 30S ribosomal protein S5 — protein MAMNDSNTDGLQEKLITVNRVAKVVKGGRQFGFTALTVVGDGEGRVGFGYGKAREVPAAIQKAMEKARVNMVTVKLDGGTLQYPITARHGASKVFMQPASEGTGIIAGGAMRAVFEVMGVHNVLAKSLGSRNPINVVRATVNGLSALRAPEEVAAKRGKTVEEIQG, from the coding sequence ATGGCGATGAACGACAGCAATACCGACGGCCTCCAGGAAAAGCTCATCACGGTGAACCGTGTTGCGAAGGTCGTGAAGGGCGGCCGGCAGTTCGGCTTCACCGCCTTGACGGTGGTCGGCGACGGCGAGGGACGCGTGGGCTTCGGTTATGGCAAGGCGCGTGAAGTGCCGGCGGCCATCCAGAAGGCGATGGAGAAGGCCCGTGTGAACATGGTGACCGTCAAGCTCGACGGCGGCACGCTGCAATATCCCATCACCGCCCGCCACGGCGCCAGCAAGGTGTTCATGCAGCCGGCCTCGGAAGGTACCGGGATCATTGCCGGGGGCGCCATGCGCGCGGTGTTCGAGGTCATGGGCGTGCACAACGTCCTGGCGAAGAGTCTTGGTTCCCGCAATCCCATCAACGTGGTGCGGGCGACGGTGAATGGTCTTTCCGCCCTGCGGGCGCCCGAAGAGGTTGCCGCCAAGCGCGGCAAGACCGTTGAAGAGATTCAGGGTTGA
- the rpsS gene encoding 30S ribosomal protein S19: MPRSIKKGPFVDTHLLKKVDQAVEANSKRPIKTWSRRSMVLPDMVGLTIAVHNGRQHVPVLINENMVGHKLGEFAATRTYRGHMADKKSKR; encoded by the coding sequence GTGCCACGTTCAATCAAGAAGGGCCCGTTCGTTGACACCCACCTGCTTAAGAAGGTCGATCAGGCGGTGGAAGCGAACTCGAAGCGGCCGATCAAGACCTGGTCGCGCCGGTCCATGGTGCTGCCGGACATGGTGGGTCTCACCATTGCCGTGCATAACGGGCGCCAGCATGTGCCGGTGCTTATCAACGAGAACATGGTTGGTCACAAGCTCGGGGAGTTCGCGGCAACGCGGACTTACCGGGGCCACATGGCCGACAAGAAGTCCAAACGGTAG
- the rplF gene encoding 50S ribosomal protein L6 yields MSRVAKQPINIPSGVEVKLDGKDVTVKGSKGELQFRIHQDVDVVQEEGELRCRPLKDRQGTIALAGTTRAILNNMVHGVSEGFERKLELRGVGYRAQSQGNNLNLTLGFSHPVNYAVPDGVTVETPSQTEVVVKGIDKQRVGEVAAQIRAYRPPEPYKGKGVRYAGERVVMKEAKKK; encoded by the coding sequence ATGTCCAGAGTAGCGAAGCAGCCGATCAATATCCCGTCCGGTGTCGAGGTGAAACTCGACGGCAAGGACGTGACGGTGAAGGGCAGCAAAGGCGAATTGCAGTTCCGCATCCACCAGGACGTCGACGTCGTCCAGGAGGAGGGTGAGCTGCGCTGCAGGCCCCTGAAGGACCGCCAGGGCACGATCGCTCTCGCCGGAACCACGCGTGCCATCCTTAACAACATGGTGCACGGGGTGTCCGAAGGTTTCGAGCGCAAGCTCGAGCTGCGCGGGGTCGGTTACCGGGCCCAGAGTCAGGGCAACAATCTGAATCTCACGCTTGGTTTCTCCCACCCGGTGAACTATGCGGTGCCGGACGGCGTGACGGTGGAGACGCCGTCGCAGACGGAAGTTGTCGTCAAGGGCATCGACAAGCAGCGCGTGGGTGAGGTGGCGGCGCAGATCCGTGCCTACCGCCCGCCGGAGCCCTACAAGGGTAAAGGTGTGCGGTATGCCGGGGAGCGCGTCGTCATGAAAGAAGCCAAGAAGAAGTAG
- the rpsH gene encoding 30S ribosomal protein S8, giving the protein MSMTDPIADLLTRIRNAQTANKAEVTLPSSKLKQAVVGVLKEEGYIEDFRVEGDDKKPQLVIGLKYFHGEPVIERIQRVSRPGLRIFKDKASLPKVNGGLGVAIISTSRGVMTDHKARTTGIGGEVLCEVF; this is encoded by the coding sequence ATGAGCATGACCGATCCCATTGCGGATCTGCTGACGCGGATCCGCAACGCGCAGACCGCCAACAAGGCCGAGGTGACCTTGCCCTCTTCCAAGCTCAAGCAGGCCGTTGTCGGCGTGCTGAAGGAAGAGGGTTATATCGAGGACTTCCGGGTTGAAGGCGACGATAAGAAGCCCCAGCTGGTCATCGGCCTGAAGTACTTCCACGGCGAGCCGGTCATCGAGCGGATCCAGCGGGTGAGCCGGCCGGGACTGCGCATTTTCAAGGACAAGGCATCGCTGCCCAAGGTTAACGGCGGCCTCGGGGTCGCCATCATTTCCACCTCGCGGGGCGTGATGACCGACCATAAGGCCCGCACGACGGGTATCGGCGGCGAAGTCCTTTGTGAGGTCTTCTAA
- the rplR gene encoding 50S ribosomal protein L18 yields the protein MDKKTSRLRRARKARMKIRELGTYRLSVHRTPRHIYAQVLEADGSRTVATASTLDKELRSSVSATGNTSAAEAVGKLIAERAKAAGVERVAFDRSGFRYHGRVRALADAAREGGLQF from the coding sequence ATGGACAAGAAGACATCACGTCTGCGCCGCGCCCGCAAAGCGCGGATGAAGATCCGCGAGCTGGGAACCTACCGGCTGAGCGTCCACCGGACGCCGCGGCACATCTATGCCCAGGTGCTGGAGGCCGATGGCAGCCGCACCGTGGCCACTGCCAGCACGCTGGACAAGGAGCTGCGCAGCTCCGTCTCCGCCACCGGCAACACCAGTGCGGCGGAGGCAGTGGGCAAGCTCATTGCCGAGCGCGCCAAGGCCGCAGGCGTCGAACGCGTCGCGTTCGACCGCTCGGGGTTTCGCTACCACGGCCGCGTGCGTGCGCTGGCCGACGCCGCCCGTGAAGGCGGACTGCAGTTCTAA
- the rplC gene encoding 50S ribosomal protein L3 — protein sequence MAIGIVGRKRGMTRIFTESGAAVPVTVIEATPNRVTQLKTQDVDGYSAVQVTTGTRRPNRVTKPEAGHFAKAGVDAGRGLWEFRLGDGEEPAFEVGGEIKVDLFEAGQHVDVRGVSKGKGFQGGVKRHNFATQDATHGNSKSHRAPGSIGQNQSPGRVFKGKKMAGQMGNKSATQPNLEIVRVDAERNLLLVKGAVPGPTGADVIVQPTVKAGSGRDS from the coding sequence ATGGCTATCGGAATCGTCGGTCGTAAACGCGGCATGACGCGCATTTTCACGGAATCCGGGGCAGCAGTGCCGGTCACCGTGATCGAGGCGACGCCGAACCGTGTCACGCAACTGAAGACTCAGGACGTGGACGGTTACTCTGCCGTGCAGGTGACTACTGGCACGCGCCGCCCGAACCGGGTGACCAAGCCGGAAGCGGGGCACTTCGCCAAGGCCGGCGTCGACGCCGGACGCGGCCTGTGGGAATTCCGCCTCGGCGACGGCGAGGAGCCGGCATTCGAGGTGGGTGGCGAAATCAAGGTGGACCTGTTCGAGGCCGGCCAGCATGTGGACGTGCGCGGCGTGAGCAAGGGCAAGGGGTTCCAGGGGGGGGTGAAGCGTCATAACTTCGCCACCCAGGACGCCACCCACGGGAACTCGAAATCCCACCGTGCGCCTGGCTCCATCGGGCAGAACCAGTCGCCTGGTCGCGTCTTCAAGGGCAAGAAGATGGCGGGCCAGATGGGGAACAAGAGCGCCACGCAGCCGAATCTGGAAATCGTGCGCGTGGACGCCGAACGGAACCTGCTGCTGGTCAAGGGCGCGGTTCCGGGCCCCACGGGTGCCGATGTCATCGTGCAGCCGACGGTCAAGGCCGGCAGCGGGAGGGACAGCTGA
- the rplW gene encoding 50S ribosomal protein L23, whose product MNQERMYNILLAPHVSEKSTIVAEDGNQVVFRVKRDANKAEIKTAVEQLFDVKVRQVRTALIKGKEKGFGRIKGKRPDWKKAYVALEAGQDIDFLGGE is encoded by the coding sequence ATGAATCAGGAACGCATGTACAACATCCTGCTGGCGCCGCACGTCTCGGAGAAGAGCACCATCGTCGCCGAAGACGGCAACCAGGTGGTGTTCCGGGTCAAGCGGGACGCCAACAAGGCCGAGATCAAGACCGCAGTGGAACAGCTGTTCGACGTCAAGGTCCGGCAGGTGCGCACGGCGCTGATCAAAGGCAAGGAAAAGGGCTTCGGCCGTATCAAGGGCAAGCGCCCGGACTGGAAGAAGGCCTACGTGGCCCTGGAGGCCGGCCAGGATATCGATTTCCTGGGCGGCGAATAA